A window of the Coprobacter fastidiosus genome harbors these coding sequences:
- a CDS encoding NfeD family protein, which yields MGMDIFIIALLIFIGLVMVILEVFFLPGITIAGISAVLFFVGAVFYAFMQLGEFAGYITIAVSVIVTIVGIVIFIRSRSLDRMALKTTIDSVAPTLVSDQIKVGDEGVTLSRLNPMGSVLINDVTVEARTREDFIDEDTPVVVEKVDRTTVIVQKKENEK from the coding sequence ATGGGAATGGATATTTTTATTATTGCCTTATTGATTTTTATAGGGTTGGTAATGGTTATTCTGGAAGTCTTTTTTTTACCGGGAATAACGATTGCCGGAATCAGTGCTGTTCTTTTTTTTGTAGGAGCTGTTTTTTATGCATTCATGCAATTGGGCGAATTTGCCGGTTATATTACGATTGCTGTTTCGGTTATTGTAACCATTGTCGGAATAGTTATATTTATTCGCTCTCGTAGCCTTGATCGGATGGCTTTGAAGACTACGATAGACTCAGTTGCTCCTACGTTAGTTTCGGATCAAATAAAAGTCGGAGATGAAGGAGTTACTTTGTCTCGTCTTAATCCGATGGGGTCTGTTTTGATAAATGATGTTACTGTAGAAGCCCGTACACGAGAAGATTTTATTGATGAGGATACTCCGGTTGTCGTTGAAAAAGTAGATCGGACTACGGTGATTGTGCAGAAAAAAGAGAATGAGAAATAA
- the floA gene encoding flotillin-like protein FloA (flotillin-like protein involved in membrane lipid rafts) has translation MVGFSFLLLIAIIVLVVIFFYFVPFLLWISAIVSGVNISLLQLFLMRIRKVPPQIIVRAMIEAHKAGLNAITRDELEAHYLAGGHVERVVHALVSASKANIDLGFQMATAIDLAGRDVFEAVQMSVNPKVIDTPPVVAVAKDGIQLIAKARVTVRANIRQLVGGAGEDTILARVGEGIVSSIGSSESHKSVLENPDSISKLVLKKGLDSGTAFEILSIDIADIDIGKNIGAGLQIDQAQADKNIAQAKAEERRAMAIALEQEMKAKAQEARAKVIEAEAEVPKAMAEAFRSGNLGIMDYYKMKNIEADTTMREAIAKPSAGPSK, from the coding sequence ATGGTGGGATTCAGTTTTTTGCTACTGATCGCTATTATTGTATTAGTAGTAATTTTCTTTTATTTTGTTCCGTTTCTATTGTGGATATCGGCAATAGTATCCGGTGTCAATATCTCTCTTTTACAGCTTTTCCTGATGCGTATTCGTAAAGTTCCGCCGCAAATTATCGTACGGGCAATGATTGAGGCGCACAAAGCTGGACTAAACGCAATAACCCGAGATGAATTGGAGGCTCATTATCTTGCCGGTGGTCATGTAGAACGTGTTGTTCATGCTTTGGTATCGGCGTCTAAAGCGAATATCGATCTGGGATTCCAAATGGCGACGGCCATCGATCTTGCGGGTCGTGACGTATTTGAGGCGGTACAGATGTCGGTAAATCCGAAAGTGATAGATACTCCTCCGGTTGTTGCTGTGGCAAAAGATGGAATACAACTGATCGCTAAGGCACGGGTAACTGTACGTGCGAATATCCGTCAGTTGGTTGGTGGAGCTGGAGAAGATACTATTTTGGCTCGTGTAGGAGAGGGTATTGTCTCTTCTATCGGTTCATCGGAATCCCATAAATCTGTATTGGAAAATCCGGACTCTATATCTAAATTAGTTTTGAAAAAAGGATTAGATTCGGGAACTGCATTTGAAATACTTTCTATCGATATAGCCGACATTGATATAGGCAAAAATATCGGTGCCGGTTTACAGATCGACCAAGCTCAAGCAGATAAAAATATTGCTCAGGCAAAGGCTGAAGAAAGGCGAGCAATGGCCATAGCCCTTGAACAGGAGATGAAGGCGAAAGCTCAGGAAGCTCGGGCTAAGGTAATAGAGGCTGAGGCTGAAGTTCCGAAAGCTATGGCTGAAGCGTTCCGGTCGGGTAATCTTGGCATAATGGATTATTATAAAATGAAAAATATAGAGGCGGATACGACGATGCGGGAAGCCATAGCGAAACCTTCAGCTGGCCCTTCTAAATAA
- the rsmI gene encoding 16S rRNA (cytidine(1402)-2'-O)-methyltransferase, whose translation MAKLYVVPTPVGNLEDMTMRAIRVLKEADCVLAEDTRTSGILMKHFDIKTRMQSHHKFNEHKTVEGLVARLQGGENIALISDAGTPAISDPGFLLVRECRKAGIDVECLPGATAFVPALVASGLPNDRFCFEGFLPQKKGRSTRLSELANETRTMIFYESPFRLLKTLIQFAEVFGADRDASVSREISKIHEETVRGTLSEIIAHFTEREPKGEFVIVVGGLPGKTRYVEI comes from the coding sequence ATGGCAAAGCTCTATGTAGTTCCTACCCCGGTGGGAAATCTTGAAGATATGACGATGAGAGCGATCAGAGTATTGAAAGAAGCGGATTGTGTTTTAGCAGAAGATACCCGTACAAGTGGTATTTTGATGAAACATTTTGATATAAAAACCCGTATGCAGTCGCATCATAAATTCAACGAGCATAAAACGGTAGAAGGACTTGTTGCCCGATTACAAGGGGGTGAAAATATAGCACTCATATCGGATGCCGGTACTCCTGCAATTTCTGATCCCGGTTTTTTATTGGTTCGGGAATGTCGGAAAGCAGGAATCGATGTAGAATGTTTACCGGGTGCGACAGCATTTGTTCCGGCTTTGGTTGCTTCAGGACTACCGAATGACAGATTTTGTTTTGAAGGCTTTTTGCCTCAGAAAAAAGGTCGTTCTACACGTTTGTCCGAATTGGCGAACGAAACGCGTACGATGATTTTTTATGAATCTCCTTTTCGCTTGTTGAAGACATTAATTCAGTTTGCTGAAGTATTCGGTGCAGATAGAGATGCTTCGGTAAGCCGGGAAATATCGAAGATCCATGAAGAAACTGTTCGTGGAACATTATCGGAAATTATTGCTCATTTTACTGAAAGAGAGCCGAAAGGTGAATTTGTAATTGTGGTAGGCGGTCTTCCGGGTAAAACAAGATATGTAGAAATCTAA
- a CDS encoding YjjG family noncanonical pyrimidine nucleotidase codes for MKYQNIFVDLDDTIWDFRTNSKIALEIIYDRYGLSEYYPLFDEYYRVYSEKNTELWSLYHHNRISKETLIVERFRYPLQRVGAYNDKLVLQLNADYLSVLSEQGELVPQARELLDYLKSRSYRLHIISNGFKEVQFKKMKSAGIENYFEKIILSDEVGVNKPHPDIFRYALNKTGSSKNTSLMIGDNYDADILGAMRSGLDQVYFNPLQKQIPDEFPTYEVQTLSEICDIL; via the coding sequence ATGAAATATCAGAATATATTCGTTGATTTGGATGATACGATTTGGGATTTTCGTACGAATTCTAAAATTGCATTAGAAATAATTTACGATCGTTATGGGTTGAGTGAGTATTATCCGTTGTTTGATGAATATTATAGAGTATATAGTGAGAAAAATACGGAGTTGTGGTCTTTGTATCATCATAATCGTATCAGTAAAGAGACACTAATTGTAGAGCGATTTCGTTACCCTTTGCAGCGGGTGGGAGCATATAACGATAAACTGGTTTTACAATTGAATGCAGATTACCTGTCAGTATTGTCAGAACAAGGAGAACTTGTTCCGCAGGCAAGGGAGTTGCTTGATTATTTGAAAAGCCGTTCGTATCGTTTGCATATTATCAGTAACGGTTTTAAAGAAGTCCAGTTTAAAAAGATGAAATCTGCCGGTATAGAGAACTACTTTGAGAAAATAATATTATCGGATGAGGTCGGAGTCAATAAACCGCATCCTGATATTTTCAGGTATGCGTTGAATAAAACCGGTTCATCGAAAAATACATCGTTAATGATCGGAGATAATTATGATGCCGATATTTTGGGAGCTATGCGAAGCGGTTTAGATCAAGTGTATTTTAATCCTCTTCAGAAACAAATTCCGGATGAATTTCCTACTTATGAAGTACAAACATTATCTGAGATCTGTGATATATTGTAG
- a CDS encoding 2-aminoethylphosphonate--pyruvate transaminase, with product MRPYILLTPGPLTTSESVKATMMTDWCTWDEDYNLHIVEEIRKSLVELATKATDEYTSILLQGSGTYCVEAVIGSTIKAGDKLLILSNGAYGDRMGNIAEYHGIHYDMLAFDETEQVSVEYVDDYLAHNAEITHVAIVHCETTTGVLNPLKEIAHIVKMHGKKLIVDAMSSFGGVPLDVQELGIDFMISSANKCIQGVPGFGFIIARKSELKYCKGVSKSLSLDIYDQWETMEKGHGKWRFTSPTHVVRAFKQAMEELKEEGGVTARYKRYCENHDILVKGMRSLGFETLLPDNIQSPIITSFLYPKKDFDFKSFYAQLKEKGFVIYPGKISQADTFRIGNIGDVYPEDFKHLIEAVQSTKY from the coding sequence ATGAGACCCTATATTTTACTAACTCCCGGACCGCTTACGACATCCGAATCTGTAAAAGCAACCATGATGACCGACTGGTGTACATGGGACGAAGATTATAACCTCCATATTGTCGAAGAAATAAGAAAATCTCTTGTCGAACTGGCAACCAAAGCGACAGATGAATACACCTCCATATTGCTTCAAGGAAGCGGAACTTATTGTGTAGAAGCTGTTATCGGAAGCACCATAAAAGCCGGAGATAAACTACTTATACTAAGCAATGGTGCATACGGTGACAGAATGGGTAACATTGCAGAATATCATGGTATCCATTATGACATGCTGGCTTTTGACGAAACAGAACAGGTTTCTGTAGAGTACGTAGATGACTATCTTGCCCATAATGCCGAGATTACGCACGTTGCAATAGTTCACTGTGAAACTACTACCGGAGTACTGAATCCACTGAAAGAAATTGCCCATATTGTAAAAATGCACGGGAAAAAACTAATTGTAGATGCAATGAGCAGTTTCGGCGGAGTTCCTTTAGATGTTCAGGAACTCGGTATCGATTTCATGATCAGCAGTGCAAATAAGTGTATCCAAGGTGTTCCCGGATTCGGCTTTATTATTGCCCGGAAATCGGAACTTAAATACTGTAAAGGTGTATCCAAATCCTTATCTCTCGATATCTACGATCAATGGGAAACTATGGAAAAAGGTCACGGCAAATGGCGTTTTACTTCCCCGACACATGTAGTACGAGCATTTAAACAAGCCATGGAAGAGTTAAAAGAAGAGGGAGGTGTCACAGCCCGCTACAAAAGATATTGTGAGAATCACGACATTTTGGTAAAAGGTATGCGTTCTTTAGGCTTCGAAACATTATTGCCCGACAATATACAATCTCCTATTATTACCTCTTTCCTCTATCCGAAAAAAGATTTTGATTTTAAGAGTTTCTATGCTCAGTTGAAAGAAAAAGGATTCGTCATCTATCCGGGAAAAATATCTCAAGCAGATACTTTCCGTATCGGCAATATCGGTGACGTTTACCCTGAAGATTTCAAGCATCTGATCGAAGCCGTACAAAGCACCAAATATTAA
- the phnX gene encoding phosphonoacetaldehyde hydrolase, producing the protein MKKIECIIMDWAGTAVDYGCFAPVAAFLKAFKEIGITISMEQARRPMGMAKIDHIRELFKMDGIGDAFEKVYDRQWTEDDVIAMNKKFEGYLFASLADYTDPIPGVIETLQNLRSQDLKIGSTTGYTQAMMDVVLPNAAAKGYKTDNCVTPDRLPAGRPYPYMIYQNMIDLDIPSVDYILKYGDTIADIKEGRNAKVWTVGVILGSNEMGLTEKEVADMPDQELETRKAEVRKRMLDAGAHFVVDTIKELPSVIDTINKKLNNNNSK; encoded by the coding sequence ATGAAAAAAATCGAATGTATCATTATGGACTGGGCCGGAACAGCAGTCGATTATGGTTGTTTTGCTCCTGTTGCGGCATTTCTAAAAGCTTTTAAGGAAATTGGAATCACGATAAGTATGGAACAAGCCCGCCGACCGATGGGAATGGCTAAAATTGATCATATCCGGGAACTTTTCAAAATGGACGGTATCGGAGACGCTTTTGAAAAAGTTTATGACCGGCAATGGACAGAAGATGATGTTATTGCTATGAATAAAAAATTTGAAGGTTATCTTTTCGCTTCATTGGCTGACTATACAGATCCGATTCCCGGTGTTATAGAAACTCTGCAAAATCTCAGATCTCAAGACCTAAAAATCGGCTCTACAACCGGTTATACCCAAGCTATGATGGATGTAGTATTACCAAATGCGGCTGCAAAAGGATATAAAACAGACAACTGCGTAACTCCCGACAGATTGCCTGCCGGACGCCCTTATCCATATATGATATATCAAAATATGATTGATCTCGATATCCCGTCTGTCGATTATATTCTGAAATACGGTGATACTATCGCTGATATTAAGGAAGGTCGGAATGCTAAAGTGTGGACTGTCGGTGTAATACTCGGCAGTAACGAAATGGGACTGACAGAAAAAGAAGTTGCCGACATGCCGGATCAGGAACTGGAAACACGCAAAGCCGAAGTAAGAAAACGTATGCTCGATGCCGGAGCACACTTCGTGGTCGATACGATCAAAGAACTTCCGTCCGTAATCGACACTATAAATAAAAAACTAAATAACAACAATTCTAAATAA
- a CDS encoding DUF5690 family protein, translating into MVTDSKTTIISKKKLSDFLFILWAGGAALLSYSLVYALRKPFTAATFDGLDFFGMDYKTATSIVQISGYLISKLIGIKLISELKKENRLKFIISSVAVAELSLILFGALPRPFNVFALFFNGLSLGCMWGVIFSFLEGRRVTDLLASLMGLSIAISSGTAKSIGLFVMNNLGIGEFWMPALIGAFAFPLLSVLGWLMTCMPQPTKEDIEQRTERVTLDGKARINIFKNFMPVLVMLFFANLFITVLQDIKEDFLVKILDIKTAGLSSWAFAKVDASVTVIILLMFGLMSLIKSNIKVLCFLLGLVSCGTATLSFIAFNYNSLQISPIIWLFLQSLSLYTVYLSFQTIFFDRFIACFKIKGNVGFFIITLDFIGYTGTVLVLIFKEFLNPDINWLEFYNFMSGYVGIICCIVFCGSAIYIIQRYKKERLPENKKSISADSTKNDSENVLIIRSQTI; encoded by the coding sequence ATGGTTACCGATAGTAAAACAACAATCATCTCTAAAAAGAAATTATCTGACTTCTTATTTATACTTTGGGCCGGAGGTGCTGCTCTTCTTTCTTATTCATTGGTATATGCTTTGCGTAAACCTTTTACGGCCGCAACTTTTGACGGACTCGATTTTTTCGGGATGGATTATAAAACGGCTACCAGCATTGTTCAAATATCAGGATATCTCATTTCAAAATTAATCGGTATCAAGCTAATATCCGAATTAAAAAAAGAAAACCGACTGAAATTTATTATTTCATCCGTAGCTGTGGCCGAATTATCACTGATATTATTCGGAGCATTACCTCGCCCTTTCAACGTATTCGCCTTATTTTTCAACGGTCTCTCATTAGGATGCATGTGGGGAGTTATTTTTAGTTTTCTCGAAGGGCGTAGAGTCACAGATTTATTGGCCAGCCTTATGGGGCTGAGCATTGCTATCAGTTCAGGAACAGCAAAATCAATCGGACTATTTGTTATGAATAATTTGGGAATCGGAGAATTCTGGATGCCAGCTTTAATCGGAGCTTTCGCATTTCCGTTATTATCCGTTTTAGGATGGCTAATGACATGTATGCCACAACCGACAAAAGAGGACATCGAACAGCGGACAGAAAGAGTAACCTTAGACGGAAAAGCCCGTATCAATATATTCAAAAACTTCATGCCCGTATTGGTCATGTTATTTTTTGCCAATTTATTCATTACAGTTTTACAGGATATAAAAGAAGATTTCCTTGTAAAAATTCTGGATATAAAAACCGCAGGACTTTCATCGTGGGCTTTTGCCAAAGTAGATGCAAGCGTAACAGTAATAATCCTTTTAATGTTTGGATTGATGTCATTAATAAAAAGTAATATAAAAGTGCTTTGTTTTTTGTTAGGACTTGTTTCTTGCGGAACTGCAACACTCAGTTTTATCGCATTCAACTACAATTCACTCCAAATTTCCCCTATCATATGGCTGTTTCTCCAAAGTCTTTCGCTCTATACAGTTTATCTCAGCTTTCAAACCATATTTTTCGACCGCTTTATCGCTTGCTTCAAGATAAAAGGGAATGTCGGATTCTTTATCATTACATTAGACTTTATCGGCTATACAGGAACAGTACTCGTCTTAATATTCAAAGAATTTTTAAATCCGGATATCAACTGGCTCGAATTTTATAACTTTATGTCCGGTTATGTCGGCATTATTTGTTGCATTGTTTTCTGTGGTTCTGCTATCTATATAATACAACGGTACAAAAAAGAAAGATTACCGGAAAACAAAAAATCGATATCTGCAGATTCTACAAAGAACGATAGTGAGAATGTACTGATCATAAGATCTCAAACAATTTAA
- a CDS encoding Gfo/Idh/MocA family protein, translated as MSCTAFKLRFGVIGTNFVSDWLLEGAAEDPRFEVAAIYSRSQDTANAFAEKHNIPHTLISLEKMASSPLIDAVYIASPTALHSEQAILFMEHGKHVLCEKPSASNVRELSRMIETAKKYDVVFMEAMKSTLMPGFKAVLQHLPEIGTVRRYFASYCQYSSRYDKLKAGEVMNAFKPELSNGAVMDLGIYTIYPLVVLWGRPLGISATGTLLSTGVDGQGAVNFEYEDKCATILYSKVADSLLPSEIQGEEGTIVIDKIQSPDRILLKYRNGISQDISVADRQNEYYYEVKEFIDLVQSGDRESSVNSHLNSLITLEIIDEVRRQLGVVYPADKN; from the coding sequence ATGAGTTGTACTGCTTTTAAATTACGATTCGGGGTTATCGGGACGAATTTTGTATCGGACTGGTTATTGGAAGGAGCTGCGGAAGATCCCCGATTTGAAGTGGCGGCTATTTATTCCCGTTCGCAAGATACAGCAAATGCTTTTGCTGAAAAGCACAATATTCCGCACACGCTTATTTCATTGGAAAAGATGGCCTCATCGCCTTTGATAGATGCCGTTTATATTGCGTCGCCTACGGCATTGCATTCTGAACAAGCTATACTTTTTATGGAACATGGCAAGCATGTATTATGTGAGAAACCTTCCGCTTCTAATGTCCGTGAGCTTAGTCGGATGATTGAGACTGCAAAGAAGTATGACGTTGTATTTATGGAGGCCATGAAATCGACATTGATGCCGGGATTTAAAGCCGTTTTGCAGCATTTACCTGAAATAGGGACGGTACGACGTTATTTTGCATCCTATTGTCAGTATTCTTCACGCTATGACAAGTTGAAAGCGGGTGAGGTCATGAATGCCTTCAAACCGGAACTTTCCAATGGTGCAGTGATGGATTTGGGAATCTATACCATTTATCCTCTGGTTGTTTTATGGGGACGACCGCTCGGGATTTCAGCGACCGGGACATTGCTTTCAACCGGTGTGGACGGGCAAGGTGCTGTAAATTTTGAATATGAGGATAAGTGTGCTACGATATTGTATTCTAAAGTTGCAGATTCTCTGCTTCCGTCGGAAATACAGGGTGAAGAGGGGACTATTGTTATTGATAAGATACAATCTCCGGATCGGATTCTTTTGAAGTACCGGAATGGAATCTCTCAAGATATTTCTGTTGCCGACCGGCAAAATGAATATTATTATGAAGTAAAGGAGTTTATCGATTTGGTGCAATCCGGAGATAGAGAGTCTTCTGTTAATTCTCATCTGAATTCATTGATAACTCTTGAAATTATCGATGAGGTACGCCGTCAATTAGGTGTTGTATATCCGGCAGATAAAAATTAA
- a CDS encoding TIM-barrel domain-containing protein: MKNVKNRFLVLLTLLFTGSSLASATKQPDRIFVKGVCTEITFYSPTTVRILKYPQNKTPLKESLVVLQKPEKVKLTRNKSENSYSIKSKEIDVTVDSNTGEIIFKDSKGNILLKDKNTQFSPRKDLNKDSYQVKQTFNLDTNEPIYGLGQIQNGKLNQRNQKELLRQRNTVICIPFFQSIKGYGVYLDNYSPTRFSDSPEETVFDSDLGTCSDYYFMYGKNTDGVVKAMRQLTGKVPMLPESGFGFWQSRERYVSQKQIVEILKKYRDLQVPIDGIIQDWRYWSNDNKHWNAVAFDNPEFSNPQKMISQIHDMNARLIISIWPSFGPTTDIYKELKSRNMLFDFETFPTNNGVRVYDAFNPEARDIYWRYFNKNMFSIGMDGWWLDATEPEYQDKNETHLDSACYLGSYRNYYNAFPLVSVEGVYKNQRKTSSDKRVFILTRSAFAGQQRTGAISWSGDIDGNWNALKAQIPAGLNFSMTGIPYWNCDIGGFTVRQYPGGNKNQAYQELYTRWTQFAAFLGMMRSHGTSTQREIFLFGERGSWAFDAQEKFIHLRYKLLPYIYSTAWDITRNDASLMRPLFADFAEDKHTHDLNTEFLFGKSILVAPVLDPQYTDGKGADVKIDFSRNKSIKVYLPSGCEWYDFWTNEKISGGKSVNKETPIDIMPIYIKAGSILPIGPKVQYAKEKKDAPLEIRIYPGKNATFTLYEDEGDNYNYEKGNYSTIDFKWDDSTSTLSIGQRNGNFNGMLKKRTFKVVLASTESGIGMEENNPQSKTINYNGKAVSVKL, encoded by the coding sequence ATGAAAAATGTAAAAAATCGATTTTTAGTCTTGCTCACTCTTTTATTTACGGGAAGTTCGCTCGCATCAGCAACAAAACAACCGGACAGAATTTTTGTAAAAGGAGTTTGCACGGAAATAACGTTTTATTCTCCGACTACTGTCAGGATATTAAAATATCCACAAAACAAAACTCCTCTAAAAGAATCTTTGGTCGTCTTGCAAAAACCCGAAAAAGTAAAATTAACCAGAAACAAATCTGAAAACAGTTATTCTATAAAAAGTAAGGAAATAGACGTTACCGTCGATAGCAATACCGGTGAGATCATTTTTAAGGACTCTAAAGGGAACATACTCCTAAAAGACAAAAATACACAATTCTCTCCCCGTAAAGATCTGAACAAAGATTCTTACCAAGTAAAACAAACGTTTAATCTCGATACAAATGAACCGATCTACGGATTGGGACAGATACAAAACGGAAAACTGAACCAACGGAATCAAAAAGAATTATTACGTCAAAGGAACACGGTGATCTGTATCCCGTTCTTCCAGTCTATTAAAGGATATGGTGTCTATCTGGATAATTACTCCCCTACCCGCTTCAGCGACTCACCTGAAGAAACGGTCTTTGATTCTGACTTGGGAACTTGCAGCGATTACTATTTCATGTACGGAAAAAACACAGACGGAGTTGTTAAAGCAATGCGTCAACTGACCGGAAAAGTTCCTATGTTGCCCGAAAGCGGATTCGGATTTTGGCAAAGCCGGGAACGATATGTTTCTCAAAAACAGATTGTCGAAATACTAAAGAAATACCGAGACTTGCAAGTCCCTATCGACGGGATTATTCAGGATTGGAGATATTGGAGCAACGATAATAAACATTGGAACGCTGTAGCTTTCGATAACCCGGAGTTTTCGAATCCACAAAAGATGATTTCTCAGATACACGACATGAACGCCCGATTAATTATATCTATCTGGCCTTCTTTCGGTCCGACAACCGATATCTACAAAGAATTAAAATCCAGAAATATGTTATTCGATTTTGAGACATTCCCCACGAATAACGGAGTTCGGGTATATGACGCATTCAATCCCGAAGCCCGGGACATCTATTGGAGGTATTTCAATAAAAATATGTTCTCTATCGGAATGGACGGCTGGTGGCTCGATGCAACAGAACCGGAATACCAAGACAAAAACGAAACTCATCTCGATTCGGCTTGCTATTTAGGGTCATACCGAAATTACTATAATGCGTTTCCTTTAGTCTCTGTTGAAGGTGTATATAAAAATCAACGTAAGACAAGCAGCGACAAGCGAGTTTTTATTTTGACTCGTTCAGCTTTCGCCGGACAACAAAGAACCGGAGCTATCTCCTGGTCGGGAGATATAGACGGAAATTGGAACGCTTTAAAAGCTCAAATTCCGGCAGGATTGAATTTCTCCATGACCGGTATTCCGTATTGGAACTGCGACATAGGCGGTTTCACTGTTCGTCAATATCCGGGAGGAAACAAAAATCAGGCCTATCAGGAACTATATACCCGATGGACACAATTCGCCGCATTCTTAGGGATGATGCGATCTCACGGGACTTCTACTCAACGAGAAATTTTTCTTTTCGGAGAGAGGGGATCTTGGGCTTTCGATGCACAGGAGAAATTTATCCACCTTCGTTACAAGTTATTGCCTTATATCTATTCTACGGCATGGGATATAACCCGAAATGATGCCTCCCTTATGCGTCCTTTATTTGCCGATTTCGCAGAAGATAAACATACTCACGATCTCAATACTGAATTTTTGTTCGGAAAATCGATCCTCGTTGCTCCTGTTTTAGATCCGCAATATACCGACGGGAAAGGAGCAGACGTGAAAATCGACTTCAGCCGAAACAAATCGATAAAAGTTTACCTTCCTTCAGGCTGTGAATGGTATGATTTCTGGACGAATGAAAAAATATCCGGAGGAAAATCTGTAAATAAGGAGACCCCTATCGATATTATGCCTATTTATATAAAAGCAGGATCGATTCTGCCAATCGGACCTAAAGTGCAATACGCAAAAGAAAAAAAGGACGCACCCCTCGAAATCCGCATTTATCCCGGTAAAAATGCAACTTTCACGTTATACGAAGACGAAGGAGATAACTACAATTACGAAAAAGGGAATTATTCAACCATTGATTTCAAATGGGACGATTCGACTTCCACGCTATCAATCGGACAGAGAAACGGCAACTTCAACGGAATGCTCAAAAAGAGGACATTCAAGGTCGTACTCGCATCTACCGAGTCCGGTATCGGAATGGAGGAAAACAATCCACAGTCGAAAACGATAAACTATAACGGAAAAGCGGTTTCCGTCAAACTTTAA